The genomic DNA AGTGCTTTCCATTCTAATGGGTGAGCGTTATTTTCCTGGGTTGCTGCCGCGCCAGGCAATGTTGCTCTTGAAATAAAACTTACAGAATCCCCTCCGGTTCTGATTCTCTGGCGATTTCCCTAACTGTTTCTCTGATTATTTCTCTGACTATGCCCCTGCAACCGGGTTCCCCGCTCATTTGTCTCTGGGCTAACTCTGCTGCCAACCACGATCGACCGTTTGCGACTTCCGCAACATCCAAGAAGCATTTACCCGATCGCCTGCTGTAGCTGCACCTGAAGCGACTTCTCCAAACTCATTTCTGCCACAGAATCATCGGACGCGATGACTAACCCCCGATTGCCCGAATCCGACAGAGCGTTTCGATCGTCCGATCGCTGCCAGAGAATCCATCGGCTTCCCGAAGGCAAATCACTTAATGAGCCAGTATTCTGGGTGAGCCACAGGATCGGCTGCTGGGGACGATCCCGCAGGGCTGCGGGCATCGGTGCCCGGTCGCTTTCCCCGGTCTGATGAGACTGAATATCTGCCAGCAGTTCCAGCACCGTTTGTTCGCCGCTCACCTGTCCCAGAGTCGTCCACAGGCTAACGCGCATCTGATGGCGCAGGACATAGCAATAGAGCGAGGCGGCTGCCACGACTGCCTGTTCAAAAGCTTCTGGCTCCCAAGTCACGCCGTTATCTAGCGCCACAATAATTTCCTGTCCGCCCGTGTAGGTTTCCAGTTCGCGGACGCGCAGTTCGCCATAGCGGGCACTGGTGCGCCAGTGGATCAGCCGCATGGAGTCACCCCATCGGTAGGGGCGCAGGGTGCGGGTTAAGTCCTGGTTGGCATTCTGGGTCTGATAGGCGTTAATCAATTGGGTATTGCTGTCCTGCCCCAGCGCATTCACGATCGGACAATTGCTCAGCGGCAGCACGGTCGGATACACGATCGCCACTGATTTCACCTTTTGACTGCGCCGACACCAGAACAGCCCAAGCGGAGCCGCTGTGCGTCGATCGATCGTCTGCCACCGATAAATCCCCCGCTGCGGAGCCGGACATTCGTATCGCCAGAAAAAGCTCCCCTGGGGCGGAATCTGCTCGATCGCCGTTCGGCTGGGCTGACCGAGTTCCTTTGGCAGATTGTCCTGAAGCTGAATCAGCGTTTTCGGCTGACGAGTCTGATTTTCGATCGCTAGCTCGATCGTTAAAACATCTCCGGCATGAACTGAAGTAATTGGCTGTCGGCGAATCCGAATTCCTTGCAGCGATCGTTCCGGCAAAATTGCGCCAATCACCAGCAGCGCAAACATCACCCCGCTCATCACGTAGAGCCAGCCGGACATCGTATTTGTTGCCGCTCCAAAAAAGAACAGCGATAGCCCCAGCAGAAGCCAGCCGCTATAGGTGGGCGTGACCCAGTGGGTTTCCAGCCAGTTCGTGATCTGCCGAAAGAATTTCATCTTTTCCCAGTTAATCTTTTCCCAGTTAATCTTTTCCCAGTTAGAAGTATTGGGTACACAACGATCGCCCTCCCCCAGTATTCCCCTCTTTCCCCCTACTTTCCACTCCCCACTCCCCCGATTCCCCCACAGACAGAACTCTAACCCACTAATCCCTACCCTCAGGATGTAGTAGATCGATCGTCAGGCACAATACAATCACTCCAACATCGCCCCAGTCATCATGACAGTCATAGCCGCAGTCTTCAGGGCGTTGCGAGTAGCAAATCCAGCGACACTCAGCGATCGCAAGTTATAATTTTTGCGGAGCTTACCGATCCAGCCTCTTAAATTATGAACAATCCACTGACTCACGCCTTCTTTATTGGTCGCGCTTTTGCTGAGGCACTGGGCGAACAGGTTGAACATACCGTTACCAACACCTTGAGCGAACTCGGTAAGTTTGATGCAGAGCAACGGGAACGACTGCGGCAGTTCACCGAAGATGTAATGGAACGGGCACGCCGCGCTGAAGAAATGGCAACCCAGGGATCGACGGGTTCCGCCACCACTTCTTATTCCGCCTCGCGCAAGGCAGACGATGTTCAGGAAATGGTCGATAACCTGCGGGCAGAAACCGCTCAGCTTCGAGCAGAGCTTCAGCAGTATCGCAACCAGTCTTCCCAGTAAGGTTTTATCTGTTTGTTCCCCACTCTCCCCTAATCTCCCTTTAGTAAACCCTTTTACGGAATTCCCCAACTCGCGTGGCTGTCCTCCCCGACGATCCGATTTTTGATTCCGAATCTGAAATGCCGTTGCCCAAACGCGATCGCAATCTGGCGACGGTACAGCATCATCTGTCTTCGATCAACCTGGAAGCCGATCGCCAGGATTACCAGCAGGGTTACGAGAGTACAGCCCCAGTAAAGTCCTACAGCGGCAAGGCGTATCGCTGGAATCGCGAAAAGTATTCCCGCCAGCGTCGCTTTATCGATATCTGGTCGTTTGTGCTGCGGTTCATGACCTCTCAGTGGGCATACGGCAAATCCTGGACGTATCCCGGCGGCAAAACGGAGGAAAAGCAGGCAAAGCGTCGTCGTGCCCAGGCGGTCTGGATTCGGGAAACCTTCCTCGATCTGGGACCCACCTTCATCAAAGTCGGGCAACTTTTCTCCACCAGAGCCGATCTGTTTCCCGTCGAGTACGTTGAGGAACTGTCGAAGCTTCAGGATAAAGTGCCTGCCTTTAGCTACGACCAGATCGAAACGATTATTGAGCAGGACTTTGGGCGATCGATTCCCGAACTGTTCAGCAGCTTCGATCCGATTCCCTTAGCGGCGGCGAGTTTGGGACAGGTGCATCGGGCACAGCTCCATTCCGGCGAAGAGGTTGTTGTCAAAGTACAGCGACCGGGACTGAAGAAGCTCTTTACGATCGACCTGCAAATCCTCAAGGGCATTGCCCGCTACTTCCAGAGCCATCCCAAGTGGGGACGCGGACGCGACTGGATGGGCATCTACGAAGAGTGCTGCCGAATTTTGTGGGAAGAAATTGACTACCTCAACGAAGGACGCAACGCCGATACCTTCC from Leptolyngbya ohadii IS1 includes the following:
- a CDS encoding DUF58 domain-containing protein, with translation MKFFRQITNWLETHWVTPTYSGWLLLGLSLFFFGAATNTMSGWLYVMSGVMFALLVIGAILPERSLQGIRIRRQPITSVHAGDVLTIELAIENQTRQPKTLIQLQDNLPKELGQPSRTAIEQIPPQGSFFWRYECPAPQRGIYRWQTIDRRTAAPLGLFWCRRSQKVKSVAIVYPTVLPLSNCPIVNALGQDSNTQLINAYQTQNANQDLTRTLRPYRWGDSMRLIHWRTSARYGELRVRELETYTGGQEIIVALDNGVTWEPEAFEQAVVAAASLYCYVLRHQMRVSLWTTLGQVSGEQTVLELLADIQSHQTGESDRAPMPAALRDRPQQPILWLTQNTGSLSDLPSGSRWILWQRSDDRNALSDSGNRGLVIASDDSVAEMSLEKSLQVQLQQAIG
- a CDS encoding DUF6825 family protein, whose product is MNNPLTHAFFIGRAFAEALGEQVEHTVTNTLSELGKFDAEQRERLRQFTEDVMERARRAEEMATQGSTGSATTSYSASRKADDVQEMVDNLRAETAQLRAELQQYRNQSSQ